The stretch of DNA GGAGAACGCGTCTGCAACACCCAGTCCTGATCCGGAAAGCGAAAATTGCTTGAAAGTCGCAGGCGCTGAGGAGACGGAGATCGACGCGGAACAGTCCGAAAGTCAAAATCCATTTCCAACATCCGAAATCGGAACATTTCGAGAAGGCGCGCGAGCTTACGGATCTCAGGGTCAGCAACGGACGATAGCGTTAGCACTCAAACTGGCAGAATTAGAGTTAATCCGAGCCATAACGGGGCAGGATCCGATCGTCCTTCTCGACGATGTCACCTCAGAATTAGATTACAAGCGAACGGAATACCTATTAAACGTCCTCCAAAATTTGAGCGCGCAAACCTTCATCACTGCGACCCATGCTGAGCCACTCGTGCACCACCTAAACCAACCAAACGTTTTAACAGTAGAAAATGCCCAGATAGACCAAGCCTCGAAAGTAATTTTAAATGATGAGTAACTTTGGATTCACTGAAAACCGTTACGGAACGAAGTGAAACAACCGCCAAAAGTCAATCGTTAAAAAAATGGACAAAACCCGTAACTTACACCACCTTCTCGCTGAGCTCATCCGAAAACGCGATCTTGAGCCTAAGATGCTTGAGCAAAAAGTTTTCGTGCTTTGGGCGAAATACCTTCGGACCCACATTAGCATGCCCCTTAGCACCAAAACTGTGCCCGTGTCGTTGTCAGATGGTATCCTGAAAATTTATACAGAATATCCTGCTTATAAAACAGCCTTGTCGTTCCATAAGCCGAAGATCTTAGCCGACATAAACGCTGAATTAGGACAATCCGCGCTCACAGACTTGCGGATAGAAATACGCCCACTTCGCTCTGCAGAATCTCATGAGACTGAAGATAAGCCTTCAAGTGCAAAAGCTTTAAAAGGAAACGCTACCATGAATCGTAACATCCGCCAAGTCACACCTGAACAATTAGAGAAAATTGAACAAACTCTGGCAAGCGTTTCCGATCCCCAACTCAGAGAATCCTTGTGGCAGCTATTCACTACGCAAAGTAAGGATGAACCTTGACAAAATTGTTGAAATAGGGTACAATTTAATTACGTTAAGTAACGTACGCGTAAGGAGGTATACAAGGAATTTTCCAAAAAACGGGGACCAACCCTACTAAAAATTCCCACTGCAAATCAAACCATACCCGTTAGGGTAATTCACAGCGAGGAACTACATTAAAAATGTCAAAAAAAGCACGAACATATACAGCAAGCGATATACAAATCCTTGAAGGGCTTGAAGCCGTCAGAAAACGTCCAAGTATGTATATCGGCAGCACGGGTCCCGCCGGATTACACCATCTCGTCACAGAATTAGTTGACAACTCCATAGACGAAATAGGTGCCGGTTACGGAACACACGTCGAAGTTAAACTTCATCGCGATGGTAGTGTAACTGTCAGT from Candidatus Poribacteria bacterium encodes:
- a CDS encoding DUF721 domain-containing protein translates to MDKTRNLHHLLAELIRKRDLEPKMLEQKVFVLWAKYLRTHISMPLSTKTVPVSLSDGILKIYTEYPAYKTALSFHKPKILADINAELGQSALTDLRIEIRPLRSAESHETEDKPSSAKALKGNATMNRNIRQVTPEQLEKIEQTLASVSDPQLRESLWQLFTTQSKDEP